A single Drosophila miranda strain MSH22 chromosome XR, D.miranda_PacBio2.1, whole genome shotgun sequence DNA region contains:
- the LOC108165569 gene encoding sodium/potassium-transporting ATPase subunit beta-1-like, with protein sequence MCVYSMQYIPVCSVVQKQLLIKIQSKFARQSNEVGRASRTRVCATQVDIPILQRWTALKVSESSCWKRASVERSHSWSTGATVAATAKKRATKKMARARADSRKNCERRKRVQFLLPEPPKKPTLGQMIFDREKGTFLGRTPKTWAQFMLFYAIFYAFLASLFWICIQVLLDGISMTEPKLQLERSLIGANPGLTVRPQLIHVEGPMVIAIDSKNPSNNDNWIELIDDFLNAYDNTTVDRKNCEFGDIHRPSDVCLVDMESFEGCSKANSYGYKTNEPCVFIKLNRIFGWKPETYDMPLEEMPEDLQAHINETIYEERRQIWLSCKASLVEALAQGPNKDSFDNISYSHGRGFPAYYYPYLNQPGYLSPLIPVQFKSLPQGQVLDVECRAWAKNIIYKAAPGDRMGSVAFQIIVN encoded by the exons ATGTGCGTCTATAGCATGCAATATATCCCAGTGTGCTCGGTTGTGCAGAAGCAGCTTTTAATcaaaatacaatcaaaatttGCAAGACAATCTAACGAAGTTGGCCGCGCTTCGCGAACTCGTGTTTGTGCAACACAAGTTGACATCCCCATTCTCCAGAGGTGGACAGCGCTCAAGGTCAGCGAAAGCAGCTGTTGGAAGCGAGCGTCGGTTGAGAGAAGTCATAGTTGGTCTACAGGTGCTACAGTCGCTGCAACTGCCAAGAAAA GAGCCACAAAAAAAATGGCAAGAGCTAGAGCCGATTCGCGGAAAAATTGCGAAAGACGAAAGAGGGTGCAATTCCTGCTGCCGGAACCCCCGAAGAAGCCCACCCTCGGGCAAATGATCTTCGATCGCGAAAAGGGAACCTTCCTGGGCCGTACTCCGAAAACATGGGCCCAGTTTATGTTATTCTACGCGATCTTCTATGCTTTTCTGGCAAGCTTGTTCTGGATTTGCATCCAGGTTCTGCTTGACGGCATCAGCATGACGGAGCCCAAGTTGCAGCTGGAGAGGTCGCTAATAGGAGCCAATCCGGGGCTAACAGTGCGCCCGCAGCTCATTCACGTCGAGGGCCCCATGGTCATTGCGATTGATTCCAAGAACCCAAGCAATAACGACAACTGGATCGAGCTCATTGACGATTTCCTCAACGCGTATGACAACACCACTGTGGACCGTAAGAATTGCGAGTTCGGAGATATCCACAGACCCAGTGATGTGTGCTTGGTGGATATGGAGTCGTTTGAGGGCTGCTCAAAGGCAAATAGCTATGGCTACAAGACGAACGAGCCCTGCGTATTCATCAAGCTCAACAGGATCTTCGGCTGGAAGCCCGAAACGTACGATATGCCGCTCGAGGAGATGCCAGAAGATTTGCAAGCCCACATCAACGAAACGATCTACGAGGAGCGTAGGCAAATCTGGCTAAGCTGCAAGGCAAGTCTGGTTGAGGCTCTGGCTCAGGGCCCCAATAAGGATAGCTTCGATAACATCAGCTACTCTCACGGCCGTGGATTCCCCGCCTACTACTATCCCTATCTGAACCAGCCGGGCTACTTGAGTCCCCTCATCCCCGTTCAGTTCAAGTCCCTGCCCCAGGGTCAAGTGCTGGATGTCGAATGCCGCGCTTGGGCCAAAAACATCATATACAAAGCCGCCCCTGGCGATCGCATGGGTTCGGTGGCATTCCAGATAATTGTGAACTAA